One genomic region from Candidatus Binatia bacterium encodes:
- a CDS encoding lytic transglycosylase domain-containing protein, which yields MIHSIHHPNAAPRATVRLDRALNIALSWPEPSGVDALKGAVLLRDGPPVKAPELAIARAILRTNPRLLQAAALFFAGATTRAARANSLPPEFLAATLLQESAYDPQAVSSAGAIGIAQFMPDTAAGAGLDPTDPFASIGAAARLIGNYVAAYRDRYDEPYATALAAYNAGPGAVEQYDGVPPYAETREYIDLIYDRWSRIASYEVSQDDTGAVRKKGVK from the coding sequence ATGATTCATAGCATACACCACCCCAACGCCGCGCCGCGCGCGACGGTGCGGCTCGATCGCGCCCTTAACATCGCGTTAAGCTGGCCGGAACCGTCGGGTGTGGACGCGCTCAAAGGCGCGGTGCTCTTGCGCGACGGTCCTCCCGTCAAAGCGCCGGAGCTTGCGATCGCGCGCGCGATCCTGCGTACGAATCCGCGGCTTCTCCAAGCCGCCGCGCTCTTCTTCGCGGGCGCGACGACGCGCGCCGCGCGCGCGAACTCGCTGCCGCCCGAGTTTCTCGCGGCGACGCTCTTGCAAGAGTCGGCGTACGATCCGCAGGCCGTCTCGTCCGCGGGCGCGATCGGAATCGCGCAATTCATGCCGGATACGGCAGCCGGTGCCGGGCTCGATCCGACCGATCCATTCGCCTCGATCGGCGCCGCCGCGAGATTGATCGGCAACTACGTCGCCGCCTACCGCGACCGCTACGACGAGCCGTACGCGACGGCGCTTGCCGCGTACAACGCCGGTCCGGGGGCGGTGGAGCAGTACGACGGCGTTCCGCCCTACGCCGAGACGCGCGAATACATCGATCTCATCTACGACCGCTGGTCCCGCATCGCGTCGTACGAGGTGTCTCAGGATGACACGGGGGCGGTGCGGAAGAAGGGCGTAAAATGA